The following are encoded together in the Phragmitibacter flavus genome:
- a CDS encoding 1-deoxy-D-xylulose-5-phosphate reductoisomerase, giving the protein MRGTTGDGNGTGPAVRRRKVLVLGSTGSIGHSALKVAKDVPDHMEIVGLAARSSVDTLVAQVAETGVKQVAVTDAAAAVRARELLPKDVEVFAGDEGLVELVRQSEADMVLVAIVGTAGLRPTLEAIEKGMDLAVASKEILVMAGEAVMGAAREKGVAVLPVDSEHNAIFQCLEGRSSSEVRRLILTASGGPFREAPAESLASVTVAQALKHPTWTMGTKITIDSATLFNKGLEMIEARWLFDVPMSRVDVIVHPQSIVHSMVEFVDSSVLAQLSHSDMCFPIQYAVTWPQRVVNSLQPLDFAKLASLHFEAPRVDVFPALRLAREAGEAGGTLPAVLNAANEVAVEAFLQGRIKFPGIWELVERVMQAHDQVAHPDLETILEADRWAREKAGEWS; this is encoded by the coding sequence ATGAGGGGAACGACTGGCGATGGCAATGGGACAGGACCTGCGGTGAGGCGGCGCAAGGTGCTGGTGCTAGGTTCGACGGGGTCGATCGGGCACAGCGCGTTGAAGGTGGCGAAGGATGTGCCTGACCACATGGAGATCGTTGGTCTGGCGGCGCGGTCGAGTGTGGACACTCTTGTGGCCCAAGTGGCGGAAACGGGGGTGAAGCAGGTGGCAGTGACGGATGCGGCGGCGGCGGTGCGGGCTCGTGAACTTCTGCCCAAGGACGTGGAGGTGTTTGCCGGGGACGAGGGGTTGGTGGAGCTGGTGCGTCAGTCGGAGGCCGACATGGTGCTGGTGGCAATTGTGGGGACGGCAGGCTTGCGTCCGACCCTGGAGGCGATTGAAAAAGGGATGGATCTGGCGGTGGCTTCGAAGGAAATTTTGGTGATGGCGGGGGAGGCGGTGATGGGCGCAGCGCGCGAAAAAGGCGTGGCGGTGTTGCCGGTGGACAGTGAGCACAACGCGATTTTCCAGTGTCTGGAAGGGCGATCCTCCAGCGAGGTGCGGCGGCTGATTTTGACGGCGAGTGGGGGTCCGTTTCGTGAAGCACCGGCGGAATCGCTGGCCAGCGTGACGGTGGCGCAGGCGTTGAAACATCCGACCTGGACGATGGGGACCAAGATCACGATTGATTCAGCCACCTTGTTCAACAAGGGGTTGGAAATGATCGAGGCTCGGTGGTTGTTTGATGTGCCGATGAGCCGTGTGGATGTGATTGTGCATCCGCAGAGCATTGTGCACAGCATGGTGGAGTTTGTGGACAGTTCGGTGCTGGCGCAGCTGAGTCACTCGGACATGTGTTTTCCGATTCAGTATGCCGTCACCTGGCCGCAGCGGGTGGTGAATTCGTTGCAGCCGTTGGATTTTGCAAAACTGGCCTCTCTGCATTTTGAAGCGCCGCGGGTGGACGTTTTTCCGGCGTTGCGGTTGGCGCGTGAGGCGGGGGAGGCGGGGGGGACGCTGCCAGCGGTGTTGAATGCGGCGAATGAGGTGGCGGTGGAAGCGTTTTTACAGGGGCGGATCAAGTTCCCGGGGATTTGGGAATTGGTGGAGCGGGTGATGCAGGCGCATGATCAGGTGGCGCATCCCGATTTGGAGACGATTCTCGAAGCGGACCGCTGGGCGCGGGAGAAGGCGGGGGAATGGTCCTGA